One segment of Pantoea sp. Lij88 DNA contains the following:
- the tsaB gene encoding tRNA (adenosine(37)-N6)-threonylcarbamoyltransferase complex dimerization subunit type 1 TsaB — protein MSARILALDTATEACSAALLNQQQIDARFEIAPRDHTQRILPLVEELLLAQQLELTDLDALAFGRGPGSFTGVRIGIGIAQGLALGASLPMIAVSTLATLAEGAGRLHGATRVLTAIDARMGEVYWAEYQRDAQGAWQGEASESVLSPEAALARMQALSGEWMTAGTGWQAYPALQQGHNLTLTASDVTLPAAQDMLPLATLALAQGNTLLPETAEPTYLRNEVAWKKLPGR, from the coding sequence ATGTCAGCCCGAATTTTAGCGCTGGATACGGCGACAGAAGCCTGTTCAGCCGCCTTGCTGAATCAGCAACAGATTGATGCCCGATTCGAGATCGCCCCGCGCGATCACACCCAGCGTATTTTACCGCTGGTCGAGGAGCTCCTGCTGGCGCAGCAGCTGGAACTGACCGATCTGGACGCGCTCGCTTTTGGTCGCGGCCCCGGCAGTTTTACCGGCGTGCGGATTGGCATTGGTATTGCGCAGGGCCTGGCGCTGGGCGCCTCACTGCCGATGATTGCGGTCTCTACCCTGGCGACGCTGGCGGAAGGCGCAGGGCGTCTGCACGGGGCAACCCGGGTGTTAACCGCTATCGATGCGCGCATGGGTGAGGTCTACTGGGCCGAATATCAGCGTGACGCGCAGGGTGCCTGGCAGGGCGAGGCCAGCGAAAGCGTGCTGTCACCCGAGGCGGCACTGGCGCGGATGCAGGCGCTGTCTGGCGAGTGGATGACCGCTGGCACCGGCTGGCAGGCTTATCCAGCTCTGCAGCAGGGACACAATCTGACCCTGACCGCCAGTGACGTTACCCTGCCTGCCGCACAGGATATGCTGCCGCTGGCGACCCTTGCGCTGGCGCAGGGGAATACGCTGCTGCCGGAGACGGCAGAGCCGACGTATCTGCGAAATGAAGTCGCCTGGAAAAAATTACCTGGTCGGTAA
- a CDS encoding Slp family lipoprotein, which yields MSSMCGKGLSGLLLTCVLALTGCVSIPDTLQGSSPQPQQDLLRVMSDPSLFVGQESRFGGKVVNVTNLNGKTRLEIAAQPLDDSARPRLGAASVGRIYADIHGFVDPVDVKNQYVTVLGTLKGTEQGKIGEADYKFAVIDVRGYQRWRLAQQVTAPPQPMDPWIWYGPTRHRGGYWGPNPYWGMVNSGPTEVQTILTE from the coding sequence ATGTCGTCAATGTGTGGTAAAGGGCTTTCAGGTCTGCTGCTGACCTGTGTGCTGGCGTTAACCGGTTGTGTCTCCATTCCTGACACGCTGCAGGGCAGTTCACCTCAGCCGCAGCAGGATCTGTTGCGGGTCATGAGCGATCCTTCGCTCTTTGTCGGGCAGGAATCGCGCTTTGGCGGCAAGGTCGTGAATGTCACTAACCTTAACGGCAAAACCCGGCTTGAGATTGCGGCGCAGCCGCTGGATGACAGCGCCAGACCGCGTCTGGGTGCGGCCTCGGTTGGACGGATTTATGCGGACATCCACGGCTTTGTCGATCCGGTGGATGTGAAAAACCAGTATGTCACGGTGCTGGGTACGCTGAAGGGCACGGAGCAGGGCAAAATTGGTGAGGCAGATTACAAATTTGCAGTCATCGATGTGCGGGGTTATCAGCGCTGGCGCCTTGCTCAGCAGGTAACGGCACCGCCTCAGCCGATGGATCCCTGGATCTGGTACGGCCCGACACGCCATCGCGGCGGATACTGGGGACCGAATCCCTACTGGGGCATGGTCAACAGCGGCCCGACAGAGGTCCAGACAATACTGACCGAGTAA
- a CDS encoding ATP-dependent DNA helicase, with amino-acid sequence MADDFAVDGALALAIAGFKPREAQREMAQAVSEAVKQQGELVVEAGTGTGKTYAYLAPALRAGKKVIVSTGSKALQDQLYGRDLPTMVKALKFKGKTALLKGRSNYLCLERMEQQSMAGGDLTVQALTDLVTLRSWSSQTEDGDISSCGGVTEDSPVWPLVTSTNDNCLGTDCPRYKECFVVKARKRAMDADVVVVNHHLFLADLVVKEGGFGELIPEADVMIFDEAHQLPDIASQYFGQQLSSRQLLDLAKDIITAYRTEVRDAQQLQKSADRLAQCAQDFRLSLGDPGYRGNLRELLSDNQILRMFTLLDDALELCYDVIKLSLGRSALLDAAFERAALYRTRLKRLRAINEPGYSYWYECTSRHFILALTPLSVAERFREVMDNRKAAWIFTSATLAVDEKMAHFAERLGVNAAKSLILNSPFDFAKQALLCVPRNLPEPNRPGGARQLAAMMKPLIDANKGRCFFLCTSHLMMRELAAEFRASMTLPVLVQGETSKGQLLKQFIDKGNALLVATSSFWEGVDVRGDALSLVIIDKLPFTSPEDPLLKARMEDCRIRGGDPFTDVQLPDAVITLKQGVGRLIRDTDDRGVLVICDQRLVSRPYGALFLNSLPPTPRTRDIDRAIAFIRQQPEPDA; translated from the coding sequence GTGGCAGACGATTTTGCAGTGGATGGCGCTCTGGCGCTGGCGATCGCAGGCTTTAAGCCGCGTGAAGCACAACGTGAGATGGCGCAGGCGGTATCTGAAGCCGTAAAACAGCAGGGTGAACTGGTGGTCGAAGCCGGAACAGGCACCGGTAAAACCTATGCTTACCTGGCACCCGCCTTGCGGGCCGGTAAAAAAGTGATTGTCTCCACCGGATCCAAAGCGCTGCAGGATCAGCTCTATGGCCGCGATCTGCCCACCATGGTTAAGGCGCTGAAGTTCAAAGGGAAAACTGCCCTGCTGAAAGGGCGCTCCAACTATCTCTGTCTGGAACGCATGGAACAGCAGTCGATGGCGGGCGGCGATCTCACCGTGCAGGCGCTGACCGATCTGGTCACGCTGCGCAGCTGGTCCTCACAGACCGAAGATGGCGACATCAGTAGCTGTGGGGGTGTCACCGAAGACAGTCCGGTCTGGCCGCTGGTCACCAGCACCAACGACAACTGCCTTGGCACCGACTGCCCGCGCTATAAAGAGTGTTTCGTGGTTAAAGCGCGTAAGCGCGCCATGGACGCCGATGTGGTCGTCGTCAACCACCACCTGTTTCTGGCTGACCTGGTGGTGAAAGAGGGCGGTTTTGGCGAACTCATTCCTGAAGCAGATGTGATGATCTTCGATGAAGCCCATCAGCTGCCTGATATCGCCAGTCAGTATTTTGGTCAGCAACTCTCCAGCCGTCAGTTACTCGATCTCGCTAAAGACATTATTACCGCCTACCGCACCGAAGTGCGTGATGCGCAGCAGCTGCAAAAATCCGCTGACCGCCTGGCGCAATGCGCGCAGGATTTCCGCCTGTCATTGGGCGATCCTGGCTACCGCGGTAATCTGCGCGAACTGCTGAGCGATAACCAGATTCTGCGTATGTTCACCCTGCTGGATGATGCGCTTGAGCTGTGTTACGACGTTATCAAACTCTCCCTCGGGCGTTCAGCCCTGCTGGACGCCGCCTTTGAGCGCGCCGCGCTTTACCGTACCCGGTTAAAACGGCTGCGGGCGATTAATGAGCCGGGCTATAGCTACTGGTATGAATGCACCTCGCGTCATTTTATCCTGGCCCTGACGCCGCTCTCGGTAGCCGAACGCTTCCGTGAGGTGATGGATAATCGTAAAGCCGCATGGATCTTTACCTCAGCGACCCTGGCGGTCGATGAGAAGATGGCCCACTTCGCCGAGCGGCTGGGTGTGAATGCGGCAAAGAGCCTGATTCTGAACAGCCCGTTCGACTTTGCGAAACAGGCCCTGCTCTGCGTGCCGCGCAATCTGCCTGAACCTAACCGTCCCGGCGGCGCACGCCAGCTGGCCGCGATGATGAAGCCGCTGATTGATGCTAATAAAGGGCGTTGCTTCTTCCTCTGCACGTCGCACCTCATGATGCGTGAGCTGGCGGCAGAATTTCGCGCCTCAATGACGCTGCCGGTGCTGGTGCAGGGTGAAACCAGCAAAGGTCAGTTACTGAAGCAGTTTATCGACAAGGGCAATGCCCTGCTGGTGGCGACCAGCAGCTTCTGGGAAGGCGTGGACGTACGGGGTGATGCCCTGTCGCTGGTCATTATCGACAAACTGCCGTTCACCTCGCCGGAAGATCCGCTGTTAAAAGCCAGAATGGAAGATTGCCGCATTCGCGGCGGCGATCCCTTTACGGATGTGCAGCTGCCGGATGCGGTGATCACCCTGAAGCAGGGCGTGGGACGGTTAATCCGTGACACCGACGATCGTGGCGTGCTAGTGATTTGCGATCAGCGGCTGGTCTCCCGTCCTTATGGCGCGCTGTTTCTCAATAGCCTGCCGCCGACGCCACGCACCCGCGACATAGACCGGGCCATCGCCTTTATCCGCCAGCAACCCGAACCAGACGCGTAA